One Mycoavidus sp. B2-EB genomic region harbors:
- the sctD gene encoding type III secretion system inner membrane ring subunit SctD yields MTARFLWKLVFQSGPLAGQVLHLPAGELTVGDQPGCDINFPLSSTHGDHCVLSVDEHGVTLRPLRIRCKVDGRRLKADEVKLEVGQIIDLAGCKFNLARVVEDAASSIEALPVTPVRAAARVRGLRLWGVGLPCIIAGGLVAALLQAGQELRASVSQYRPFNLESYQETLRLNAGLAQIEVMRAESGALTLSGLCQHTSELAPFLVRLDDARIPYSNQVVCVDELHQGVTYLLQANGYRDARVSAGSSLGSVVITGNIHAGKRWETVSQQLNQMPGLASWMVSNDADAVITSLVDTLRECKLLTKLSVARQSGNILTVTGQLPAERQQQLRQVLDVWQKQYEERIRVVYQDIPTSKLQLSILPATVTGFSGNHKTAFLQLANGMKIQIGSILPSGYVVTKLDDGGVELRKDGQLIHLPLDL; encoded by the coding sequence ATGACAGCCCGTTTTCTGTGGAAGTTAGTTTTCCAATCGGGTCCTCTAGCGGGGCAAGTTTTGCATTTGCCTGCCGGTGAGTTAACTGTTGGCGACCAGCCTGGATGCGATATAAATTTCCCTCTGTCGAGTACCCACGGGGACCATTGCGTGCTATCTGTCGATGAGCATGGGGTTACGTTACGTCCTTTGCGGATACGTTGCAAGGTTGATGGCCGCCGCTTAAAAGCGGATGAAGTTAAATTAGAGGTGGGGCAAATCATAGATTTGGCCGGCTGTAAATTTAATCTGGCGCGGGTAGTCGAAGACGCAGCGAGTTCAATTGAAGCCTTGCCAGTTACGCCAGTGCGTGCGGCCGCACGTGTACGCGGTTTGCGTTTATGGGGCGTTGGCTTGCCATGCATCATAGCCGGGGGCTTGGTGGCCGCCTTGTTGCAAGCGGGGCAAGAGTTGCGTGCTTCAGTGTCGCAATATAGGCCATTTAATCTAGAGAGTTATCAAGAGACGCTGCGCCTAAATGCTGGGCTTGCGCAAATAGAAGTGATGCGCGCTGAAAGCGGCGCGTTGACATTATCTGGTTTATGCCAGCATACCTCTGAATTAGCGCCATTTTTAGTGCGGCTTGACGATGCGCGCATTCCATACAGTAATCAAGTCGTCTGTGTCGACGAGTTGCATCAGGGCGTTACCTATCTATTGCAGGCCAATGGATATCGGGATGCGCGGGTTAGTGCCGGTTCGTCGTTAGGCTCGGTGGTGATTACGGGTAATATCCATGCAGGTAAACGTTGGGAAACAGTGAGTCAGCAGTTAAATCAAATGCCAGGTTTGGCATCTTGGATGGTCAGCAACGACGCCGATGCTGTCATCACAAGTTTAGTGGATACTTTACGTGAGTGTAAGTTGCTTACAAAGCTAAGCGTGGCGCGCCAGAGCGGCAACATTTTGACAGTCACAGGCCAGTTGCCAGCTGAGCGCCAACAGCAACTGCGGCAAGTGTTAGATGTATGGCAAAAACAATATGAAGAGCGTATCCGCGTAGTCTATCAGGATATTCCAACCTCAAAGCTTCAGCTCAGCATACTTCCTGCCACCGTAACGGGGTTTAGCGGCAACCATAAAACGGCTTTTTTACAGCTTGCCAATGGCATGAAAATACAGATCGGCAGTATCTTGCCAAGTGGGTATGTGGTGACCAAGCTAGATGATGGTGGGGTTGAGTTGCGTAAAGATGGGCAGTTGATTCATCTGCCGCTTGACTTATGA
- a CDS encoding EscE/YscE/SsaE family type III secretion system needle protein co-chaperone → MSDNPMSSPVTQLEECLLADQDGAHRTKLAAQLESEKNRLQRSLRQPCLPAQYRIYKQQYAAVEHAQIVVDAVWHAYHKPLARKSARAGSSFSVRKK, encoded by the coding sequence ATGAGCGACAACCCAATGAGCAGCCCCGTGACACAGCTTGAAGAGTGCCTATTGGCCGATCAGGACGGCGCGCATCGGACTAAACTCGCAGCTCAACTTGAGAGCGAAAAAAATCGATTGCAACGTTCTTTGCGTCAACCTTGTCTCCCAGCTCAATATCGTATTTACAAACAGCAGTATGCTGCAGTCGAACATGCGCAAATAGTGGTTGATGCAGTTTGGCATGCGTATCATAAACCGCTTGCGCGAAAATCAGCTCGGGCAGGTTCTTCCTTCTCAGTAAGAAAAAAATAG
- a CDS encoding EscC/YscC/HrcC family type III secretion system outer membrane ring protein: protein MLLLAMMLAFGSVQARIPWRGDPYFITTRGAKVADVLKDLGANYGVPVIVSPKVNDHFVGTVRNEMPDVIIERFTQLFNLATYYDGQALYVYKGHEIKSQIITPRYLSTQKLIRYLSQGGAKEQKYCSLRTISNFNALEVFGVPMCVERVSELAKNLDEKVLDQAQNQETVQVFPLRFASADDNIYNYRKQEVRVPGVVSVLREMIQGRSPIGEGVPLTSASGSLPIETTLPAFSADSRQNAIVVRDRQVNMPIYAKLIKQLDTQPAQIEISVAIIDVNAANLSALGVNWSGTANIGGKYGVSFNTGLPQGSSATINSVLNDTNGFMVRLNALEQHSQAKILSRPSVVTLNNVQAVLDRSITFYTKLEGENVARLESVSAGSLLRVTPRLIKNGSYDQIMLTLNIQDGRQTEPISGNHEQLPQIANAEIATQATLLPGQSLLLGGFVQDQQMQGESRVPLLGEIPVLGNLFRNKNGTAHSVVRLFLIKAEPQPIGPQPALANLSTSPANEDSVVEEIAQ, encoded by the coding sequence GTGTTGTTGCTAGCTATGATGCTAGCTTTCGGGTCAGTGCAGGCGCGTATTCCATGGCGGGGGGATCCCTACTTTATTACGACGCGTGGCGCAAAAGTGGCTGATGTTCTAAAAGACCTTGGCGCAAATTACGGGGTTCCCGTGATTGTAAGCCCTAAAGTAAATGATCATTTTGTCGGCACAGTTCGTAATGAAATGCCGGACGTAATTATCGAGCGTTTTACTCAACTATTTAATCTGGCCACCTATTATGATGGCCAGGCTCTTTATGTGTATAAAGGGCATGAAATCAAAAGCCAGATTATTACGCCGCGTTATTTATCGACCCAAAAACTTATCCGATACCTTAGTCAAGGTGGCGCAAAAGAGCAAAAATATTGCTCATTACGCACAATCAGTAATTTCAATGCGCTTGAGGTGTTTGGCGTACCCATGTGTGTTGAACGGGTGAGCGAGCTTGCGAAAAATCTAGACGAAAAAGTCTTGGACCAAGCGCAAAATCAGGAAACGGTGCAGGTTTTTCCGCTACGTTTTGCCTCTGCCGACGATAATATTTATAACTATCGGAAGCAAGAAGTTCGTGTGCCAGGTGTGGTGAGCGTCTTGCGCGAAATGATCCAGGGCCGTTCGCCGATTGGAGAAGGGGTTCCGCTGACTAGTGCTAGCGGGAGCTTGCCTATAGAAACAACATTACCCGCGTTCTCAGCGGATTCACGACAAAATGCAATTGTCGTGCGCGATCGGCAGGTTAATATGCCCATCTACGCGAAATTGATTAAGCAGCTCGACACACAGCCAGCCCAAATTGAAATATCGGTGGCGATTATCGATGTAAATGCAGCCAATCTGAGTGCGCTCGGGGTTAACTGGTCAGGTACTGCCAACATAGGCGGCAAATATGGCGTGAGTTTTAATACCGGCTTGCCGCAAGGTTCAAGCGCTACCATTAATAGCGTATTGAATGATACAAACGGTTTTATGGTGCGGCTGAATGCGCTTGAGCAGCACTCTCAAGCCAAGATTCTCTCGCGGCCCTCTGTGGTCACCCTTAACAATGTGCAAGCAGTGTTGGATCGTAGCATCACTTTCTACACTAAATTAGAGGGTGAGAACGTGGCTAGGCTAGAATCCGTTTCCGCGGGTTCGCTATTGCGTGTTACCCCACGTTTAATCAAAAACGGCAGCTATGATCAGATTATGCTCACGCTGAACATTCAAGATGGGCGACAAACTGAGCCGATTTCTGGCAACCATGAGCAATTGCCGCAGATTGCGAATGCTGAAATTGCGACTCAGGCGACCTTATTGCCAGGCCAGAGTTTGTTGTTGGGGGGCTTTGTGCAAGACCAGCAGATGCAGGGCGAAAGTAGGGTTCCGTTATTAGGTGAAATACCGGTTTTGGGTAATTTGTTTCGGAATAAAAACGGCACGGCGCATAGTGTAGTGCGGCTTTTTCTAATCAAGGCGGAGCCGCAGCCAATTGGGCCGCAGCCAGCGCTTGCCAATTTGTCGACAAGTCCTGCAAATGAAGACTCGGTAGTGGAAGAAATTGCGCAATAA
- a CDS encoding DUF1039 domain-containing protein yields the protein MTELARDIKRLLVEAAIAAPNHGLVAQAQGLLEALPALGLEDETQALAVAMVHFGLRQPHTALETIKNVEDGCAQDLRQMIANYMDDLARKKHSLS from the coding sequence ATGACTGAACTGGCGCGAGACATCAAACGGCTATTGGTTGAGGCGGCGATTGCTGCACCCAATCATGGCCTGGTTGCACAAGCGCAAGGGCTGCTTGAGGCGCTCCCAGCGCTAGGGCTGGAAGATGAAACTCAGGCGCTTGCAGTCGCCATGGTGCATTTTGGCTTACGCCAACCGCACACCGCATTAGAGACTATAAAAAATGTTGAAGATGGTTGTGCGCAAGATTTGCGTCAGATGATCGCAAATTACATGGACGACCTAGCGCGTAAAAAACACTCGCTGAGTTAG
- the sctJ gene encoding type III secretion system inner membrane ring lipoprotein SctJ: MSKNFVAGCLLAFSVLLAGCKVTLYSDLSEYEANQMLALLMANQIDAAKQKDKAGGLTLQIKKSQFVQAVEILRQNGYPRSKYASVMDVFPSNQLISSPEQERAKMNYLKEQQIEAMLMSIDGVIVARVSIGSVPPDNLGLETIKPTISVFVKYSPATNLSTWQGQIRDLVRQGVPGIQNDSISVVMVPATYRYTPLQPKVLPSWWVRLLQNPISFGGMVLLFVAMLGSAVGFSIWQTRRAS, encoded by the coding sequence ATGAGCAAGAATTTTGTCGCGGGTTGTTTATTGGCGTTTAGCGTCTTACTAGCGGGTTGCAAAGTGACATTGTATTCAGATTTATCTGAATATGAAGCGAATCAAATGCTAGCGCTATTAATGGCGAATCAGATCGATGCCGCTAAGCAGAAAGATAAAGCTGGTGGTTTGACCTTGCAGATCAAAAAATCGCAATTTGTTCAGGCGGTTGAAATCTTGCGCCAAAATGGTTACCCACGGTCTAAATACGCATCGGTGATGGATGTTTTTCCGTCTAATCAGTTAATTTCATCGCCAGAGCAAGAACGGGCGAAGATGAATTATCTGAAAGAACAACAAATCGAAGCCATGCTAATGAGCATTGATGGCGTGATTGTGGCGCGTGTATCAATCGGTAGCGTGCCGCCTGACAATTTGGGCCTTGAGACGATTAAGCCGACAATCTCGGTGTTTGTAAAATATTCTCCGGCCACTAATTTATCGACTTGGCAAGGGCAAATTCGTGATCTCGTGCGTCAAGGCGTGCCCGGAATCCAAAATGACAGCATTAGCGTAGTGATGGTCCCCGCAACCTATCGTTATACGCCCTTGCAACCTAAAGTACTGCCTTCATGGTGGGTGCGTTTACTGCAAAATCCGATATCGTTTGGTGGCATGGTGTTGTTATTTGTGGCAATGCTAGGTTCTGCCGTTGGTTTCTCTATATGGCAAACACGTCGAGCCTCGTAG
- a CDS encoding type III secretion system domain-containing protein, whose product MDPLEARLNALLWRPGAAMHQHWWPALALETWQPVYETCARSRRWIEHAIAARRGVPKASAAPPKLTLLERRVLGLTDKLPALLLALGLLRLGQPEYWMLKPYLEALNSHLDTVACSQLAVLATTVAPPGFKVQVPLVEPEQLIEHACPYGAAALTGVFAGSAVLQALEILLAPGSFDGEPLREPAASFGLDALFRLARFL is encoded by the coding sequence GTGGATCCGCTAGAAGCGCGCTTAAACGCATTGCTCTGGCGTCCAGGCGCGGCGATGCACCAGCATTGGTGGCCGGCGCTGGCGCTTGAGACATGGCAGCCTGTATATGAAACCTGTGCGCGTAGCCGACGCTGGATTGAGCATGCGATTGCGGCTCGCCGAGGCGTGCCCAAAGCGAGTGCCGCTCCCCCAAAATTAACCTTGCTTGAGCGGCGCGTACTGGGTTTGACCGATAAATTACCGGCTCTATTATTGGCTTTGGGCTTATTGCGTCTTGGGCAGCCAGAATATTGGATGCTTAAACCCTATCTCGAAGCGCTGAATTCTCATTTAGATACAGTGGCCTGTTCTCAATTAGCCGTATTGGCAACCACCGTGGCTCCGCCCGGATTCAAAGTGCAAGTACCGTTAGTTGAGCCTGAGCAGTTGATTGAGCATGCGTGCCCCTATGGAGCGGCAGCGTTAACTGGGGTGTTCGCCGGCAGCGCTGTATTGCAAGCGCTTGAAATCTTACTGGCGCCAGGTAGTTTTGACGGCGAGCCGCTGCGTGAACCCGCCGCATCTTTTGGGTTAGATGCATTATTCCGTTTGGCCCGTTTTTTATAA
- a CDS encoding FliH/SctL family protein codes for MNTEANPFNLEIKLIAEPEPSEPVLQAAVFDLLEQAEATLEQAQTQAALIRHEAEQEAVQIRAAASELGAEEKAALIHQTQDEARDQTVTQGLRWLSDETQLEANIIDRLEARVRSTMANVLQEWLEGQDQIAQLARQLAAQVRVRARQRPYQIRLHPTECESVAAQLAQSSDLAEIHCVADATLTAGQAIIDMEFLRIEFDLTRHWAQVLAALRGETSSASVATTDTDEPVPETLALQIEPAW; via the coding sequence GTGAATACCGAAGCCAATCCCTTTAATCTTGAAATTAAGTTGATTGCTGAGCCAGAGCCGTCAGAACCTGTGCTGCAAGCCGCTGTCTTCGATCTCTTAGAGCAAGCAGAAGCAACGCTTGAGCAGGCGCAAACGCAAGCCGCTCTGATACGGCATGAGGCTGAGCAAGAGGCGGTGCAAATTCGCGCAGCGGCGAGTGAACTCGGCGCGGAAGAGAAAGCTGCCCTGATTCACCAAACTCAGGACGAGGCGCGTGATCAAACGGTCACGCAAGGGCTGCGTTGGTTATCTGATGAGACACAGTTAGAAGCCAACATTATCGACCGGCTAGAAGCGCGCGTGCGCAGCACCATGGCCAACGTATTGCAAGAATGGTTAGAGGGACAAGACCAGATTGCGCAACTTGCGCGCCAGTTGGCCGCGCAAGTACGAGTGCGCGCGCGGCAGCGCCCCTATCAGATCCGCCTGCACCCAACTGAATGCGAGTCGGTGGCGGCGCAGTTAGCGCAGAGCTCAGACTTAGCTGAGATTCACTGTGTTGCGGATGCTACGCTGACGGCAGGCCAAGCCATTATAGACATGGAATTTTTGCGTATTGAATTTGATTTAACTCGGCATTGGGCGCAAGTTTTGGCTGCGCTGCGAGGCGAAACTTCAAGCGCATCTGTGGCTACTACAGATACTGACGAACCTGTGCCTGAGACTTTAGCGCTGCAAATTGAGCCGGCGTGGTAA
- the sctV gene encoding type III secretion system export apparatus subunit SctV, producing MNRLTTAINRLNAILIAASKRQDIVLVSIVVTAVFMMILPLPTVLVDILIAINIMLSVTALTIAIYIRNPLEFSAFPALLLITTLYRLALTITTSRLVLLQHDAGEIVYAFGNFVVAGNVAVGIIIFTIITVVQFIVITKGAERVAEVSARFSLDGMPGRQMSIDGDMRAGVMSAEEAKIERELLQKESRLFGAMDGAMKFVKGDAIASIIVVLVNIIGGITIGVIQHNMSASQAVSTYAILSVGDGLIAQIPALLISITAGLIVTRIPNAEQQNLATQMTSQLTAQPWALLMAGGVMAIFALIPGFPPFIFGGLAALAVGLGLYIRRGKAAAARGQQETEAAKDGLEAAPAPALLVRLGPKAAQRDRLADMLEQFRREKFDELGLPFPLPIIVEAPELLPYQVEIQLYLVPVVTLTMPENVDLVWARAQALHIDAQEHSLPWGVTLSWLPSEQKEIATRLGLATYSHEERISALLGAVVARYAEDFIGLQETRSLLNRIEESYPELLRELLRAMTLQKVSEIMRRLVSEGVPIRDLRSVCEALTDWANKEKDIVLLTEYVRITLRRQICHVFGGPQRRISVLLIGERIENMIRDSIRETSAGTYAALDADKTSAILELLRRHINSYQARAEYPVLLTAMDVRRYLRKMIEREFFSTPVLSTQELMDDLEVNVLGNLELFDEDHRHALA from the coding sequence ATGAACAGGCTGACTACTGCCATCAACCGGCTAAACGCTATTTTAATTGCTGCCTCCAAACGGCAAGATATTGTTCTAGTCTCGATTGTGGTAACGGCAGTGTTTATGATGATCCTGCCGTTACCGACTGTACTGGTCGATATATTAATTGCGATCAATATCATGTTGTCAGTGACGGCACTAACGATTGCAATTTATATTCGTAATCCGCTTGAATTCTCGGCTTTCCCAGCGCTTTTGCTGATCACCACCTTATACCGGCTGGCGCTGACGATTACGACGAGCCGTTTGGTTTTGCTGCAACATGATGCAGGCGAGATTGTCTATGCCTTTGGTAATTTTGTGGTCGCTGGCAATGTTGCGGTCGGGATTATTATTTTTACGATCATCACAGTCGTGCAATTTATTGTCATCACCAAGGGCGCGGAGCGAGTGGCTGAAGTCAGTGCGCGTTTCTCTTTAGATGGAATGCCTGGGCGGCAAATGAGTATCGATGGCGATATGCGCGCCGGTGTGATGAGCGCGGAAGAGGCGAAAATCGAGCGCGAATTGTTGCAAAAAGAGAGCCGTCTATTTGGGGCGATGGATGGCGCGATGAAATTTGTTAAAGGCGACGCCATTGCTAGCATTATCGTAGTCTTGGTGAATATCATTGGTGGTATTACGATTGGCGTAATACAGCATAATATGAGTGCGAGCCAAGCCGTCAGTACCTACGCGATCTTATCCGTAGGCGATGGCCTAATCGCACAGATTCCAGCATTGTTGATTTCAATTACCGCGGGTCTGATTGTGACTCGCATCCCAAATGCGGAGCAGCAGAATCTCGCCACTCAAATGACGAGCCAATTGACTGCGCAGCCATGGGCGTTGCTCATGGCAGGGGGCGTCATGGCTATTTTCGCGTTGATTCCTGGGTTTCCCCCTTTCATTTTTGGCGGGCTAGCTGCTCTAGCCGTAGGCCTTGGTTTGTATATCCGACGCGGCAAGGCCGCCGCAGCACGCGGACAGCAAGAGACGGAGGCAGCCAAGGACGGGCTTGAAGCTGCACCGGCACCTGCGCTATTGGTGCGGCTGGGACCCAAGGCCGCCCAGCGCGATCGGCTCGCCGATATGCTTGAACAATTTCGCCGAGAAAAATTTGACGAGCTTGGCCTGCCATTCCCACTTCCGATTATTGTAGAGGCTCCAGAGTTGCTCCCGTATCAGGTTGAAATTCAACTCTACTTGGTTCCCGTGGTTACGCTAACTATGCCGGAAAACGTAGACCTAGTCTGGGCAAGAGCGCAAGCATTGCATATCGATGCGCAAGAACATTCTTTGCCATGGGGCGTCACTCTATCCTGGCTGCCGTCAGAGCAAAAGGAGATAGCGACCCGTCTCGGCTTAGCTACCTATAGCCACGAGGAGCGCATCAGTGCTCTGTTAGGCGCGGTAGTGGCGCGTTATGCGGAAGATTTTATCGGCTTGCAAGAAACGCGCTCGCTCCTAAACAGGATAGAAGAAAGCTACCCAGAACTGCTGCGCGAACTACTGCGCGCGATGACTTTGCAAAAAGTTTCCGAAATCATGCGACGCCTTGTCTCTGAAGGCGTGCCAATTCGTGATCTGCGCTCAGTATGCGAGGCATTAACGGATTGGGCAAATAAAGAAAAAGATATTGTTTTATTAACTGAGTATGTGCGCATCACTTTGCGCCGGCAAATCTGCCATGTTTTTGGGGGGCCGCAACGCCGTATTTCAGTACTCTTAATTGGCGAACGCATTGAAAATATGATTCGCGATTCAATTCGCGAAACCTCCGCCGGGACTTATGCGGCATTAGATGCGGATAAAACCAGTGCAATTCTTGAACTTTTGCGCCGTCATATCAATAGCTATCAAGCTCGCGCAGAATACCCGGTACTCTTGACGGCAATGGATGTACGTCGTTATTTACGCAAGATGATCGAACGAGAGTTTTTCTCCACACCAGTATTATCGACGCAGGAGTTAATGGACGATCTTGAGGTGAATGTGCTGGGTAATCTTGAATTATTTGATGAGGACCATCGCCATGCATTGGCCTGA
- a CDS encoding FliI/YscN family ATPase gives MHWPDVEVLAQRLDERLQAKVSLSPARVIGAVRRVGPTVLHASLPGAQLGELCRIGTRGLIAEVVGLSEETAILSPFDEPLGVACGADVERLERQLEIEVGDHLIGAVLDGFGRPLRVQRTRAPGTLSQSRPICTDPPSALSRPLVAEPLALGIRAIDGLLTCGKGQRVGIFAAAGVGKSALLGMMMHGNLADIVVLALVGERGREVREFIDRVFDDEMRRRAVIVIATSDRPALERYKAAYTATTIAEYFRDQGKNVLLLVDSVTRYARAARQLGVAAGEPMAANGYPPSVFAALPRLLERAGPAAQGVITGIYTVLVEGDNMNEPVADETRSILDGHIVLSRALAERNHYPAIDVLRSVSRVMNQVAPSELKKHAAKLRRLLARYDEIDLLVRVGEYQRGQDAEADEALERRSAIESFLRQSTAQRGGLAETEMALRQVLTESQPTRLDQNEWMH, from the coding sequence ATGCATTGGCCTGACGTTGAAGTGCTCGCACAGCGCCTGGATGAACGGCTGCAAGCTAAAGTTTCTCTATCGCCTGCACGCGTGATCGGTGCGGTCCGCCGCGTTGGCCCAACCGTTCTGCACGCTTCTTTGCCGGGCGCGCAATTGGGTGAACTATGCCGTATTGGTACGCGTGGCTTGATCGCGGAAGTCGTCGGTTTAAGTGAAGAAACCGCAATTTTGTCACCGTTCGATGAACCTCTAGGCGTTGCTTGCGGAGCTGATGTTGAGCGGTTGGAGCGGCAACTTGAAATTGAGGTCGGGGATCATTTAATTGGTGCTGTATTAGATGGATTTGGCCGACCGTTAAGAGTCCAAAGAACGCGTGCGCCGGGGACGTTGAGCCAGTCGCGGCCGATTTGCACGGACCCGCCAAGCGCGTTATCACGTCCTTTAGTCGCAGAGCCTTTGGCACTCGGGATTCGCGCGATTGATGGTTTGTTGACTTGCGGCAAAGGCCAACGGGTCGGAATTTTTGCGGCCGCAGGAGTTGGCAAAAGCGCCTTGTTGGGTATGATGATGCATGGCAATTTAGCCGATATTGTTGTCCTTGCATTGGTTGGGGAGCGTGGCCGAGAGGTGCGCGAATTTATCGATCGCGTATTTGATGATGAAATGCGGCGGCGCGCCGTGATTGTGATTGCGACTTCCGATCGGCCTGCGTTGGAGCGCTATAAAGCCGCCTACACCGCAACCACTATCGCTGAATATTTTCGTGATCAAGGCAAAAATGTATTATTGCTAGTTGACTCTGTCACGCGCTACGCGCGTGCGGCGCGTCAGCTTGGCGTAGCGGCTGGCGAGCCGATGGCGGCTAACGGTTACCCTCCGAGTGTTTTTGCTGCGTTGCCGCGTCTATTAGAGCGTGCCGGGCCAGCCGCGCAGGGGGTGATAACCGGTATCTACACTGTGCTCGTAGAGGGCGACAATATGAACGAGCCAGTGGCCGATGAAACCCGCTCGATTCTAGATGGGCATATTGTTTTGTCGCGGGCTTTGGCTGAGCGTAATCATTATCCTGCGATCGACGTATTGCGTAGCGTCAGCCGAGTGATGAATCAGGTTGCGCCATCCGAGCTTAAAAAGCACGCTGCCAAATTGAGGCGTTTGCTGGCGCGTTACGATGAGATAGATTTACTGGTGCGCGTTGGAGAATATCAGCGCGGCCAAGATGCGGAAGCCGATGAAGCGCTTGAGCGGCGCTCTGCGATAGAGAGTTTTTTGCGCCAAAGCACAGCACAAAGAGGTGGACTGGCTGAAACTGAAATGGCGCTGAGGCAGGTGCTTACCGAGAGTCAGCCTACCCGGTTAGACCAGAATGAGTGGATGCATTAA